From one Bacteroides fragilis NCTC 9343 genomic stretch:
- a CDS encoding TIGR04133 family radical SAM/SPASM protein, which translates to MKNNSGRLSLRKRLGLEIALKIRNNLRELHPLRQLFWECTLQCNLACKHCGSDCRKMSEQKDMPAADFLQVVDSITPHVNPNEVNIIITGGEPLMRDDLEEVGMALYRKGYPWGIVSNGLYLTRERLDSLMAAGLHAVTISLDGFAEEHNWLRGNPDSYEKALEAIKMLVHEPELTWDVVTCVNRKNYSYLEELKAYLYTIGVRNWRIFTIFPVGRAANHPEFQLTDEEFTGVLEFIKKVRKEGRVHLSYGCEGFLGKYESEVRDHFYSCNAGISVASVLADGSISSCPSIRSNFHQGNIYEDDFMEVWEKRFQVFRNREWARKGECADCSFFRYCEGNGMHLHNDNGDLLFCHQKRIVEL; encoded by the coding sequence ATGAAAAATAATTCTGGACGATTGTCACTTCGCAAACGCCTGGGGTTGGAAATAGCCTTAAAGATAAGAAATAACCTCAGGGAATTGCATCCGTTGCGTCAACTTTTCTGGGAATGTACATTACAGTGTAACTTGGCTTGTAAGCATTGTGGCAGTGATTGTCGAAAAATGTCGGAGCAGAAGGATATGCCTGCAGCGGATTTTCTTCAAGTCGTAGATTCGATTACGCCGCACGTCAATCCTAATGAGGTTAATATCATCATAACCGGAGGTGAACCGCTGATGCGGGATGATCTTGAAGAGGTGGGGATGGCTCTTTATCGCAAAGGTTATCCATGGGGGATTGTGTCCAATGGGTTGTATTTGACCCGCGAACGGCTCGATAGTCTGATGGCTGCCGGCCTGCATGCTGTTACGATCAGTCTGGATGGATTTGCGGAGGAACATAACTGGTTGCGCGGCAATCCGGATAGTTATGAAAAAGCGTTGGAAGCTATCAAGATGTTAGTGCATGAACCGGAACTGACATGGGATGTCGTGACTTGTGTCAATCGGAAAAACTACTCTTATCTGGAAGAGCTGAAAGCCTATCTGTACACTATAGGAGTACGTAATTGGCGTATTTTTACTATTTTTCCGGTAGGGCGTGCAGCCAATCATCCGGAATTCCAGCTAACAGACGAGGAGTTTACCGGAGTCCTGGAATTCATTAAGAAGGTACGGAAAGAGGGGCGTGTCCACTTGAGTTATGGTTGTGAAGGTTTTCTCGGTAAATATGAAAGTGAAGTACGTGATCATTTTTATTCCTGTAATGCAGGTATCAGTGTAGCTTCTGTTTTGGCAGATGGTTCGATCTCGTCGTGTCCCAGCATTCGCAGTAATTTCCATCAGGGCAATATTTATGAAGATGATTTTATGGAAGTGTGGGAAAAACGTTTTCAGGTATTTCGTAATCGTGAGTGGGCCCGTAAGGGAGAGTGTGCTGATTGTAGCTTTTTCCGTTATTGTGAGGGCAATGGTATGCATTTGCACAATGACAATGGAGACCTCTTGTTTTGTCATCAGAAAAGGATTGTAGAACTTTAA
- a CDS encoding radical SAM-associated putative lipoprotein → MKKKNEQWLRYSNRALSGLLMLFGFVSCDNGGGDIPVEYGMPSAKYRVKGKVIDADTQEPVPGIEVVTGAVHTGDGKEWLSYPDTLITDKDGAFATERTEFPSKKYRFIVRDVDGDANGTYSKDSVEVEAGGFTGGSHWYRGETSIDKTIEIKKETAKDNEK, encoded by the coding sequence ATGAAAAAGAAAAACGAACAATGGCTACGATACAGTAATCGGGCGCTTTCAGGATTACTTATGTTGTTTGGATTTGTGTCTTGTGACAATGGAGGTGGAGATATACCTGTAGAATATGGGATGCCTTCTGCTAAATATCGGGTGAAGGGCAAAGTGATTGATGCGGATACGCAGGAACCTGTACCGGGTATAGAAGTGGTCACCGGAGCTGTGCATACGGGCGATGGCAAAGAATGGCTCAGTTATCCGGATACGTTGATCACTGATAAAGATGGAGCTTTTGCTACTGAAAGGACGGAGTTTCCATCTAAAAAATATCGTTTTATCGTTCGCGATGTGGATGGTGATGCCAATGGTACTTATTCTAAGGATAGTGTCGAGGTAGAAGCCGGTGGATTTACAGGTGGCAGCCATTGGTACCGTGGAGAAACAAGTATTGATAAAACAATTGAAATCAAGAAGGAGACAGCAAAAGACAATGAAAAATAA
- a CDS encoding acetate--CoA ligase family protein: protein MITTQLLCPQSIVVVGASNNTHKPGGAILKNLINGGYQGELRAVNPKETEVQGVPSFADAKELPDTDLAILAIPAVLCPEVVETLAAEKQTRAFIILSAGFGEETQEGALLEERILETVNKYGASLIGPNCIGLMNTWHHSVFTQPIPNLNPHGVDLISSSGATAVFILESAVTKGLQFNSVWSVGNAKQIGVEDVLQYMDENFDVRKDSKIKLIYIESIKNPDRLLFHASSLIRKGCKIAAIKAGSSESGSRAASSHTGAIASSDSAVEALFRKAGIVRCYSRGELTTVGCIFTLPELKGKNFAIVTHAGGPGVMLTDALSKGGLNVPKLEGPVAEELKSKLFPGASVGNPIDILATGTPEHLSIAIDYCEEKFENIDAILAIFGTPGLVTMFETYEVLHQKMLTCKKPLFPVLPSVRTAGEEVAFFLEKGHVNFADEVMLGTALSRIINAPKPAVPEIELFGVDVPRIRRIIDSIPQNGYIEPHYVQALLHSAGIPVVEEFVSGNKDEVLAFARRCGFPVVAKVVGPVHKSDVGGVVLNIKGEQHLAFEFDRMMQIPEARAIMVQPMLKGTELFIGAKYEEKFGHVVLCGLGGIFVEVLKDVSSGLAPLSYEEAYSMIHSLRAYKIIQGTRGQKGVNEDKFAEIIVRLSTLLRFATEIKEMDINPLLATEKEVVAVDARIRIEK from the coding sequence ATGATTACAACTCAGTTACTCTGTCCCCAGAGTATTGTCGTAGTGGGGGCTTCGAACAATACACATAAGCCGGGCGGCGCTATTCTGAAGAATCTGATTAACGGTGGTTATCAGGGAGAACTTCGGGCTGTCAATCCCAAAGAAACAGAAGTGCAGGGAGTGCCTTCCTTTGCCGATGCAAAGGAGTTACCCGATACAGATCTTGCTATTCTTGCTATTCCTGCAGTTCTTTGTCCGGAGGTGGTGGAAACACTGGCCGCAGAGAAGCAGACGCGGGCTTTCATAATTCTTTCGGCCGGATTTGGAGAAGAAACGCAGGAAGGCGCTTTATTGGAAGAGCGCATTCTTGAAACTGTTAATAAATATGGAGCGTCATTAATTGGCCCGAATTGCATCGGATTAATGAATACCTGGCATCACAGTGTGTTTACGCAACCCATTCCCAATCTGAATCCACATGGAGTAGATCTAATTTCCAGTTCCGGCGCTACTGCGGTGTTTATTCTTGAATCGGCAGTGACAAAAGGACTTCAGTTTAATTCTGTGTGGTCGGTGGGTAATGCTAAGCAAATAGGTGTAGAAGATGTATTGCAATATATGGACGAAAATTTTGATGTCCGGAAAGACTCCAAGATCAAGTTGATTTATATAGAAAGCATCAAGAATCCGGATCGTCTGCTGTTCCATGCCTCTTCATTGATTCGTAAGGGTTGTAAAATCGCGGCTATTAAAGCAGGGAGTTCGGAGAGCGGAAGTCGCGCTGCATCATCTCATACGGGAGCTATAGCCAGTTCTGATTCAGCTGTGGAAGCTTTGTTTCGTAAAGCCGGTATAGTGCGATGCTATTCGCGGGGTGAATTGACAACCGTCGGTTGTATTTTTACTTTGCCTGAGTTAAAAGGAAAGAATTTCGCTATTGTCACTCATGCTGGTGGACCGGGGGTGATGCTGACTGATGCTCTTTCGAAAGGTGGACTCAATGTACCTAAACTGGAGGGTCCGGTCGCTGAAGAGTTGAAGAGCAAGCTTTTTCCCGGGGCTTCCGTAGGCAATCCGATTGATATTTTGGCAACCGGAACCCCCGAGCACTTAAGTATTGCCATTGATTATTGTGAAGAAAAGTTCGAAAACATAGATGCGATTCTCGCCATATTCGGCACACCGGGATTAGTGACTATGTTTGAGACTTATGAGGTATTGCATCAAAAGATGCTGACTTGTAAAAAGCCACTTTTCCCGGTTCTTCCTTCTGTGCGTACGGCCGGTGAAGAGGTTGCCTTTTTTTTAGAGAAAGGTCATGTCAACTTTGCTGATGAAGTGATGTTGGGAACTGCTTTGTCACGTATCATAAATGCTCCAAAACCTGCTGTTCCGGAAATTGAACTTTTTGGTGTAGATGTACCCCGCATTCGTAGGATTATTGATTCTATTCCGCAGAACGGCTATATCGAACCCCATTATGTTCAGGCGTTGCTTCATTCTGCCGGTATTCCGGTAGTCGAAGAATTTGTATCGGGTAATAAAGACGAAGTACTTGCTTTCGCGCGACGCTGTGGATTTCCGGTGGTGGCCAAGGTTGTGGGGCCGGTTCATAAATCGGATGTAGGAGGAGTGGTACTCAATATTAAAGGTGAACAGCATTTGGCGTTTGAGTTTGACCGCATGATGCAGATACCTGAGGCACGTGCTATCATGGTGCAGCCTATGCTGAAGGGAACGGAGTTGTTTATCGGGGCTAAATATGAAGAAAAGTTCGGGCACGTGGTGCTCTGTGGACTGGGTGGCATCTTTGTGGAAGTTTTGAAAGATGTTTCGTCCGGTTTGGCTCCTTTATCTTATGAAGAGGCTTATTCGATGATTCATTCCCTCAGGGCCTATAAAATAATACAGGGAACTCGTGGGCAAAAAGGAGTAAACGAGGATAAATTTGCAGAAATTATTGTACGCTTATCCACACTGCTTCGTTTTGCGACAGAAATCAAAGAAATGGATATAAATCCGTTGCTGGCAACAGAAAAGGAGGTTGTTGCCGTTGATGCCCGTATTCGCATAGAAAAATAA
- a CDS encoding DUF1573 domain-containing protein: MGLCGYFFVYLASGFVVCVKCLLLMRAIFIFVCILLFVSCQNSDKSRIAHMIDEWDGKEIIYPDDLVFTTMGEDTVKWFLKDSRYTIVTYADSIGCMGCKLKLPVWKDFISYLDSVSDHTVKVIFILHPRDKKEMVHLLEYNDFSYPVCLDIKGSFDKINKIPSNLAFQTFLLDNRNKVIAIGNPIHNPNVRTLYLNLILSDSICKSRDLIQTKISLPETIDMGVFDWSEEKEAMLIIKNLGVVSLTVENIVTSCGCTSVEYSRRPVSLKDSLVIKIKYKAESPGYFNKDIAIYCNVPSSPVYVKLSGKAQ, encoded by the coding sequence TTGGGCTTGTGTGGCTATTTTTTTGTATATTTAGCCTCGGGTTTCGTGGTTTGTGTAAAATGCTTGTTGCTTATGAGGGCTATATTTATTTTTGTATGTATCCTGCTTTTTGTATCTTGTCAAAACTCTGATAAATCTCGGATTGCTCATATGATTGATGAGTGGGATGGAAAGGAAATTATTTATCCTGATGATCTGGTATTTACTACTATGGGAGAAGATACGGTAAAATGGTTTCTTAAAGATAGCCGATATACAATAGTGACTTATGCCGATTCCATTGGTTGTATGGGGTGTAAACTTAAGTTGCCCGTTTGGAAAGACTTTATTTCTTACCTTGATTCTGTATCGGATCATACGGTAAAAGTTATATTTATTCTTCATCCTCGAGATAAAAAAGAGATGGTTCATCTTTTGGAATATAATGATTTTTCGTATCCTGTGTGTCTTGATATAAAAGGCTCTTTCGATAAAATAAATAAAATCCCATCCAATTTGGCTTTTCAAACTTTTCTACTTGATAATAGAAATAAAGTGATTGCTATCGGAAACCCGATTCATAATCCTAATGTGAGGACTCTGTATTTAAACTTGATTTTATCTGATAGTATATGTAAAAGTCGAGATTTGATTCAGACGAAAATAAGCTTACCCGAAACGATTGATATGGGAGTCTTCGATTGGAGTGAAGAAAAAGAAGCAATGTTGATTATAAAAAATCTTGGAGTGGTTTCCTTGACGGTTGAAAATATAGTTACTTCTTGTGGCTGTACTTCGGTAGAATATAGTCGGAGGCCTGTCTCCCTGAAAGATAGCTTGGTGATTAAAATAAAGTATAAAGCTGAATCTCCGGGATATTTTAATAAAGATATTGCTATTTATTGTAATGTCCCGTCATCTCCTGTTTATGTGAAATTATCAGGGAAAGCTCAATAA
- a CDS encoding NVEALA domain-containing protein: MQIITFNKNSMKQTLSKAVVTIIIACTALYAWNHKQPVLTNVQLQNLEAIAAGEEGACIRWIEQTCYYSFSEEHDNEPHYECNGSSGQAGMTSCGVINNKKPTFGYVKGTCLICIEH, from the coding sequence TTGCAAATAATAACCTTTAATAAAAATAGTATGAAACAAACTTTATCCAAAGCTGTAGTAACTATAATTATAGCATGCACAGCATTGTACGCCTGGAATCATAAGCAACCGGTTTTAACCAATGTACAGTTACAAAATCTGGAAGCAATAGCCGCCGGTGAAGAAGGGGCATGTATTAGATGGATAGAACAAACGTGTTACTATAGTTTCTCAGAGGAACATGATAATGAACCACATTATGAGTGCAATGGTTCGAGTGGACAAGCAGGAATGACATCTTGCGGCGTAATAAATAATAAAAAGCCAACATTTGGCTATGTAAAAGGCACTTGTCTAATATGCATAGAACATTAA